The genomic window GATGCTTGAGGCCGTCTCCGTGGCTCTTCATGGCGTGCATGTCTCCGAGATTAAAGGCGGAGAGACTGCTCTGGTTATCGGCGCGGGAATGATTGGGCTGCTGCTGTTGCAGGCGGCCCGTGCGGCTGGCTGCTCTCGTGTCTTGATCGCGGATATTGACGCTACTCGACTGAAGCTTGCGGCCGATCTTGGAGCCGATCAGACGCTTCAACTTTCGGGGGCGGAGTTGCTTGACGAGATATTGCGGCTTACCGGAGGACGCGGCGTCGATGTTGTCCTTGAAGCAGTGGGCCGCAATGAAACGGTTAGCTCCGCGATTGACTGCGTACGCAAGGGCGGCACGGTAGCGCTGGTGGGAAATATCACGCCGCAGGTGACGATTCATTTGCAGAAAGTTGTCTCGCGGCAGATTCGCCTGCAAGGCTCATGTGCTTCGTCGGGCGAGTATCCGGAGGCGATGCAGCTGATTGCTGACGGAAAGATTAAAGTTGGCCCGTTGATTACTGCTGTCGCTCCCTTGACCGATGGCCCCGAGTGGTTCAAGCGTCTGTATGCGCGTGAACCCAACCTGATGAAGATCGTTCTCGATCCACGCGAAGGCTCAGCTCAATCATGACCAATCCTCTCTTCGATCTTAGCGGGCAGACTGCCCTTGTCACTGGGGCCAGCCGCGGCCTTGGACAGATCTTCGCCCGTGCGCTCGCTCATGCTGGAGCCGACCTGATTCTTACCAGCCGCAAGGGCGACGACCTTTCTGATTTTGTAACCGAGATAGAAGCAATTGGGCGGAAGGCGGTGCCGCTTGCTCTGGACGTGCGCGACCAGGGCAGCATCGAGCGCATGGCTGCAGAGGCGGAGGCGGCGTGCGGCCAGATCCACATTCTGGTCAACAATGCCGGATGCAATGTGCGCAAACCTGCTCTCGATGTCACTTGGGATGACTGGAACCTTATCCTCGAAACCAATCTTCGTGGCAGCTTTTTTGTCGCGCAGCAGATGGCGCGCAGGATGGTTCCGCATGGGTACGGCCGCATCATCAATATCGGCTCCGTCACCAGCGTATTCGGCTACGCGGGGCTGGCTCCGTATGGGGCGAGCCGCGGCGGTATACGGCAACTTACGATGAGCCTCGCCGATGACTGGGGCAAATATGGCATCACGGTAAACTGCCTGGCTCCCGGCTGGTTTCATACCAAGCAGAACACGGTGCTTTATCAGAATGAGCAGTGGGTTGAATATCTCAAAGACCGCATTCCGGTGAAGCGGCCCGGCGAGCCACGCGATCTTGAAGGCGCGGTCGTCTTTCTGGCTGCGGAATCGAGCCGCTATATCACGGGGCAGACACTTCTGATCGATGGCGGCATCTCAACCGGAGCCATGCGCGCAACGGTGTAGCTGCACGTTTGGAGCGTTTTCACAGAGAGTGTAAGGGCTTGGCAGCCAACAACAAATACAGGGTCTCTCCACTGCGCTGCGCTTCGGTCGAGATGACGTGTCCCTATCGTCATTGCAGAAGCGGGGAAGATGGCCTAGGTTGCGGGTTGAGGCTCCGATGGCATGGGCTCAATTTTGCCCAGCATGAAGACGTAGGCGGCGATGCCAACGAGCAGATATATCGCCGACACGCCGAAGGCCCATGCAAAAGATCGCGTCGCTGCAACGACGTAGCCGGTGATGATCGGCGCGGCGATTCCTGAGATCTGATTCGAGAAATTCATGATGCCCCCCACCTTGCCGACGCTGTGACGCGGCGAGATGAGTGATGGAATCGCCCAGCCCACCGGAGCCGCGGCTGAGAGTCCGCCAATGGAGATGCTGATCCAGAGCAGGGCCCGCGCGGGTGTGTGTGCGTGGGCGGCGCCGATGATGCCAAGGCCGAGAGCTGTGCCGCTGATGAGAACGACCTTGCGAACCAGGTTCGCGTTCCATCCGCGATGGATCAACCCATCGACCAGCCATCCGCCAACGACCAGATCGGCGGCGGTCGCGACCAGCCATGGCACTCCGGTATAGAGGAACGAGTGCAGGAGATCGATGTGCAGGGCTGAGGAAAGATAGCTGGGCAGCCAGGTCAGCAAAAGATAAAAGACGTAGTTGTAGGAGCCGAAGCCCAGCACCATCGCAAGGACTTTTCGTTGCCGCAACAGGAAACCCAGCGATGCGGTGCCACGCTGCGTGTCCTCTGCAGTCGTGGGCCCTGCATCGTCTGCGATGTGTCTTCGTTCGGCATCGCTCAACTTCGGATCATCCTGGGGGTCGCGATAGAGCTTCCAGAAAAAAGCAAAGTAAATGAAGCTGACCAGACCTGTGATGGCGAAGCTCCACCGCCAACCCACCTTCAAAAGCAGGATGCCGATAATGGGTACGCCGATGGCGGAAGAGAATTTTGCCGCAGAGTCGAAGATGGCCGTGGCGAAGCATCGTTCTCGCGCAGGAAACCAGTAGCCAATGGCCTTTGCGTTCGCTGGAAAGGTGGGTGCTTCGCCGACGCCGAGCAAGAGACGCGCCGCAAAGAAGCCCCCAAGATTGGGCGTGATTGCCGCGCAGAAGGAGGCTATGCCCCACAAAAATGTTCCGACAAGGCCAACGCGACGGATGCCAAATTTATCGAGCAACACGCCGATCGGCAACTGGAACATGGCGTAGGTCCAGTTGTAAGCACCGGAGAGATATCCGAAGGTGACTGCCGAGATGCCGAAGGTGGTGATGAGCGCCTGATGCGAGACCGACAGGTTTACCCGGTCAAAGTAGTTGACCAGAACACCTATTCCCAGCAGCCATGCGATGCGCCAGCGACGGCGCGGTATAGGGGGCTCTTCGCTCGATGTCGCCGTGGGTTGCAGTTGGGCAGTCCAATCGTGGTTGAATGACAGCCTGCCCAGATTACACGAAACGTCCTCTGCAATCCGAAGCCTCTCCATTGAGAGACTGCGGATGAGGTTGAGCTTAAAAGCTCCCGGTGCATGGCAGCGTATCTGCCATGCACCGGGAGTTTGAGAACGCTGCTACTTTGCAGCCGCTGGCGGCGTGTGGAGAGGCGTTGGATCGGTGGGATTGAACTGCTTCGCCAGTTGCGGCGTCGAATGGATCTCCGATGCCGGCGGGTTGATGGCCTTTGCAACCTCAACACCGAAGACGTAGCTGTCGCCAAACATGTTGCTGGTGAAGATCACCAGCTTCTTGTCGGGGGAGAAGCGGACATTCGGCTCGAGGCGATAGTTGTGATGAGACATGTTCACCAAGTGCTCAGAGTGAAAGACGCCGGGCTGCCAAAAATCCGGCTCGTTGATGCCCGTGATCTTCAACATCTCTGGATGGAACAACTCAATCCACTCTCCGTCTGAAGCTTTGGCTACCTGGCCGGGATCGCCGCCGTCGCCGGTGAAGAGATCGAGGTCCTTGGTGAGGTTGAAGTGAATCGACCACTCGTTGCGCTGCATGTGGAAGGCAGTTCGTTTGTGTGTCTGCAGGTTGTAGCCAGCGAGAAAGAAGTCCTCGCCTTTGGGGTACTGCCAGTCGTACCAGATCGTCTGGCCGTCAAGCCCCCAGAACTCGTGACCGGCAATCTCCATCGCCATGGTGCGCTTGTGAATCAGCGTATTGTGCGTGCCGTCGGTGTGGATCATCCAGATACGGTCGACCTTCTGCCACGGACCTTCATGGCAATACATCAGCAAGGTCGGATCACTGGGCGAAAAGAGCAGATGGTTGACCCAGTCGGTGCTGTGCAGCAACGTGGTCATCTTGCCTGTCTGCAGGTTGATGGTGAACAGTACCAGCGGCAGATGAGCCGCGAGACGTCGCTCCATCATTTGGCCCTTGTTCTCGGGCTGAACCAGAAAGCCCGGCTTGACACCCGGAGGGCTCACGCGATGTTCGCCGTAGTCTTCTCCTTTGCCCTCGATATAGGTGCCGGCTGCCAGAGTTTCGTCGGCATTAATCGTCACTACGTTCGCGCGGGGTGGCAGGGTTACGAGCTTTTTGATTTCGCCGGTATACACATTCGCGGTGTAGACCGAACTCGTCTTGCTAGCGGCATCGAACTTCGAGAAGAAGACGCTTGGCGTCTTTTTGCCTACGACAATTGCATGGACGCCGGAGCGGAATGCGCTGGAGCCATCAGCGTTTGCGGAACGCGGCGGATTGGGGACGAGTAGTTTCGATTTACGGGTCGCAAGATCGAAGACGTGGATTCCATCCGGCGCGCTGTAGACCATCTCTTTACCGTCGGGCGTGTAGGCATTGACGTTGAAGTAGAAGCCGGAGGAGCCAGGCTCGCTGGTCAGCCGGAAGACACGGTGACCGGTATCCTTATCGACCCATGAGGTGGGCAGATTTTCTGCGAGGGCCAGGGGGGTGATGACAGCGGCGAGAGTAAAGGCAGCCAGAAGAGTGCGGGCGAAACGATACATCAGGAATGCTCCTTTTTGCGATCGAACGCCTAGGCGCGCTCGAGGAGAAGATAGCCGGAAAATTTACGCGAGAGAATTTATACACCTCGCAATGTGCAATTGGGAAATAGTTCCTTACTGGAACTCATTGACGGAGCCGTTGCATTGAAAGTTTCGCCTGCCCGCTCGATTTCGCGTCAATTCCCTCTCATCCCACAACGCCATACAATGAATTTATGGGGAATGCAGCAGCGATTGACCACAGCCAGCTGGCAGAGATTGCCGCCAAGGTAGACCAAGGCGTTCGCATTACTGCCGAAGATGCTCGCTGGCTTTGGAGGAATGCCTCGGACGCCGATCTCTGCTCGCTGGCGAGCGCCGTTCGCAAGCGGTTTCATGCGCCAGAGGCCTGTACTTATATGGTGATGCGCATCATCAACTACACCAACGTCTGCGTCGCCCAATGCAACTACTGCGCCTTCTACAAGCTGCCCGGTGTCAGCGGCGGATACGTGCTGAGCCATGAAGACGTCTTCGCAAAGCTGGATGAGTTGCTTGTGCTTGGAGGAGATCTGGCTGCCTTCAATGGCGGCTTCAACCCGCAGCTTCCGCTCAGCTACTACTGCGATCTGTTTGCATCGATCCGGGCGCGCTATGGCGACTCCATCGAGTTTTACGCGCTTACCATCGCCGAATTTCTCTACCTTGCGGACCATGCAAAACTAAGTCTTTCCGAAACTGCCGAGCGACTGAAGGCAGCAGGCGTGCGTTGGATTACGGGTGGCGGCTCCGAGATTCTCACCGAAGACTTTCGCGCCCGCCACTCCAAGTTCAAATACACCGTTGCCGAATATTTTCTTGCACAACGGGCGATTGTAGAAGCTGGGTTGAAGACCACCGCGACCATGGTCATCGGCTTCGACGAGACGCTGGACGAACGCATCGAGCATCTGGAGCGCACTCGTAATTTTCAGGACGAAACCGGTGGCCTTGCCAGCTTTCTCTGCTGGACCTTCAAGCCTTACTTCACGCAGATTGGAGGCATTGAAATCACTACCTCCGAATATCTGCGTCATCTGGCTTTGAGCCGGATCTATCTCGACAACATTCCGCGCATTCGAACATCGGTGCTGACCCAGAATGAACGAGCGCTCGACGGGCTTCGGTTTGGCGCGGACGATTTCGACCTGCCCATCGAAGACGAGGTTACCCAGAAGGCCGGAGCAACCATCAATCTCGACTTCGAGCGGATACTGAACTATGCCAGGCAGCTCGGCTATTCGCCGGAGTACAGACACGTCTCCAGAACCTTTGAATAGGCCATCGAAACTGGCCTTCCGCTTACGTGCGATGCGCTTTGAGAGAAACGCGTCCTGAAGGAAGCAATCTGCGGTCGAAGACGCAAAGGCCATTTTCAACCTGATATGTTGATGGGGAGAATTCTTCCTCTAATTTAGGAGATTGCACTCCAGTGACAGCACACGATCTTATCGACCGATTGGCAGAACACAAAACCCTGAGCGCGGCACCGCAGACGGAGTTGGAGTGGCTGGTGGCGCACGGGTCCATTCGAAAGCTGAACGCTGGCGAAGTGTTAAGTGGGAAGAGCCAGGAGGTCGAGGCACTTTACATTATTCTTTCCGGGCGACTGGCTTTATTCGTCGATCGTGGGGCTGGGCCGAACAAGGTCATGGAGTGGCGCAAAGGAGATGTTGCCGGTCTGTTGCCATATTCGCGGCTCATGACTGCGCCGGGCGATTCGACCGCGCTGGAGCCGCTGGAAGTTCTCTCCATACCCCGCGACCAGCTCGGGGAGATGACGCGAGAGTGTTTCGAGGTCACTTCGATTTTGGTGCATACCATGATTGATCGTGCCCGGCTGATTACCTTAAGCGACCTGCAAGACGAAAAGATGATCTCCCTGGGTAAACTTTCGGCGGGTTTGGCCCACGAGCTGAATAATCCGGCCTCCGCGATTGAGCGCTGCGCGGCGATGCTCGATGACCGTATGGAAGACTGCGAAGAAGCGACACGCGGCCTGTCCGCGGCGACGCTCAGCGACGCCCAGATCTCCTGCGTCGACGCAGTGCGGGCGGCGTGTATGGCGAAAAAGAACCATGGAGTGCGTTCCCCTCTGGAGCAGATGGACCGCGAAGAGGCCATTGCGGAGTGGCTTGCCGAGCACGGAATGGACGCGGAGAACGCAGGGATGCTGGCCGACATCGAAGTGACGGTTGAATCGCTGAACCTGCTGGCTGCCGCAGTGCAGGGACCTGCCTTGCATGCAGCGTTGCGGTGGGCAGCCGCCAGTTGTGCCGTGCGGAACATGGCTTCGGAGATTCAGGGTTGCGCGATGCGCATCTCGGGCCTGGTGACTGCGGTCAAGGGATTTACGCACATGGACCAGGCGAACGTAGCCGGGCCGGTCGATCTGGGACCGGGGCTGGGTGACACTGTGGTGGTACTGAAGTCGAAGGCGTGCGAAAAGTCGGTGGTCGTGACATTGGAAGTGGAGACTGAACTGCCAAAGGTGTGCGGACGGGTCGGTGAGCTAAACCAGATATGGGGCAACCTGATCGACAATGCCTTAGACGCCGTCGCGAATGGGGGCCGAGTCGAGGTGCTTGTGGCTCGAGAGAACCACAGCGTGGTGGTGCGAATCATCGATAACGGACCTGGGATCGCGGAGGAAGTTCGTGGCCGCATCTTCGACCCATTCTTTACAACCAAACCACTGGGACACGGAACCGGGCTCGGGCTTGATATCGTTCGGCGCCTAGTGCGCCACAATGATGGCGCTATCGACTTTGAATCGCGGCCCGGCCGCACTGAGTTTCGGGTCAGTCTGCCGATGATGCAGATCGACGCGGCCAAAGATTAAGTCGTCGCAGCCCTCTTTTCTAATTCAGGTACAACTAACTCTGCGCGGCCGAGGAGACTCGACCGCGCAGAGTTAGTTTTGATGGACCGAAGGAATGCTCCGATTACTCAAAATATGATCTTGCCGCTCAACTGCAATTGCCGGGGTGAATTTGCCTGGCTGGTGACGACTCCAAAGCTCGTATTGCTAATGTCGCTCTGGGGGCCACCAAAGACCGGGTGATTAAGGATATTGAATCCTTCTGCACGAAATTCGATTCGATCTTCTCGCCAGAACGGGAAGGAGCGAATGACCGAACTGTCCAGATTGATCCACCGTTGCGACTGCATCGTATTCCTTCCGACGTTTCCAAAGGTGTATTGCGCTGGAACGGCGAAGGCCGCAGTATTGAACCATTCTGCTACCGTTTTGTGAGAAAGATGCGGGTCGCCTACCCGGTCAGCCCATTCATAGCCGGTATTTCCAATGTTGGCGATGTCATTACTGTCGTGCACCGTGAAGTTCTGGCCATTGCGCCAGGTGAAGATATTGTTGATCTGCCAATTACCTGCGATGTAATCGACGAAGCGATTGCCGGTTGAAAATCTCTTGCCTTTGCCGACCGGAATCTCATAAAGAGAGTTGACCACAAAGACCTGGGGCATATTGGTCCCGGACAAGCCGTATGAGGCCCCGGGATGATACGCATCCTGCACCACTGTGCCTTCCACCCCAAACCAGCCGTCATCTTCGGCCATTGATTTAGACCAGGTATAGGCAACCTGGTAAGAGAAGCCATTGGTGTAGCGCTTATCCAACTGCACCTGGAGCGCGTTATAACTGCCATTGCCGATGCTGCGGTCGTAATAGGTTGGAATGCTATACGGATAAGGCGCTCTTGACTGCGGAGTCCCCGGACCGGGTGTGAGAGCCGTGTTGTATTGACCGCCGACGTTCGTGCGATGGGACCCGGAGCCGACATAGTCCACTCTTAGCGCCAGGGAGCCACTCAACTGTCTCTGCACACCGAAGTTCCACTGCTCCGAATAAGGGTTCTTGATATGCGGGTCATAGAACCACTGATTACTGGTAAATGGCGTGGCGGGTGGAAAGAGACCCGATCCGCTTGCGTTGAAAGGATTCTGAACGGTCACGTTCGGCGTAAGCTGCGTGGTGGTGGGAACATTGGTGAGCGAACTTGCAATCTGCTGTCCAATGTCAGGCCATGAACCCTCAATGTTCTGGGCCATCTGGGTGACCGCAGCCCAGTCATCGAAGACGATGCCGTAAGCACCATGCATCACCGTCTTGTCATCGACCTTATAGGCGAACCCGAATCTCGGCCCAAGGTTCGAATTGACGTTATGAGAGATCTTGCCGTTGGGGCTCACAATGACATGAGCAGGCAAGGTACCGTCGCCGGGGATGCAGGGAGCGAAGCCGCGCGAGTCGCAAGACGGCGGCAGCTTCTGGATGATGTAATTCCCGGTTCCCCAATCCATGTCGCCGGTTTCTGGGCCGCCCTGCTTGCCGATGTTTGCGTTGGTTCCATACGCTGGCAGGAAGGGATAGTCGTAGCGCAATCCGTAGTTCAGGGTGAGCCGTGGCGTGGCCTTCCATGAGTCCTGGAGGAAGACACTCAGCAGCCCGCCGGGGCGCTCTGTCTCATCCACGTTGCGGCGGCTGGCGCCACTGGGGGCATTCAATAGAAAAGATGCCAGAGCATCGCCCGTGGAAGCCGCGACAGAAGGATTCCCAGTCTGCGGAGACGTGAAGGTGAGACCAATCTGAGCCAAAGGGCTGGCAAAGTTCACGGTATCGAACCCTGCACCAAACTTAATTTCATGATTGCCCATGATCCTTGTGTAGGAACCACGAACCTCTTGGCTGTCCGTGGCCTTAGGATTATCGTCGATGCTCTCGCCGCCGTTGCCATAGCCGCTGATGCCCGGGCCCGGGAGCAGAGCGCCTCCATTTGCCGCGGCAAAGCCGCTCGCAAAGGCATCGGAAAAGCCTATGGTCGAGATAATGTCCGCAGTTGATTTGGTGAAGCGCGTCGCGGAGTTGTCCGAGACTGTGGTGTGAGCGTATTGCACCTGCAGAATCTGGGTGGGGCTGAAGATGTGAACAAAGCTGCCACCCCAATTACGACCCTGGATCTCGTGGTCGGTCAGCAGTCCAGGCAATCCGCCTGAAGAATTGAGCGTGCTGTTGATGAAGCTGTAGCGGAACCAGGCAGTGTCTTTGGTCCCAAAGCTTTGATCCCCACGGATGTCGAACTCATTCTGCTGTTGCGTCAATGGAGTAGCGTCGAGCGCATTCGCTGTGCAGGTACCATTGCTACTGACCAGGCAGGGCCCTGGTGCGGGGAAGACAAATTTCGCGTAGGCGACCATCCGCTGGTCGATCAGATTGGAAGGAATCTGGTTGCCAGCAAATGCCGGACGGGTGAAGGTTTGACCATCAGTCGTGGTCTGAAATGGATTGTAGATTTGAAGTTGATTGTTGTCGGCCTCGTTACCTGACAGCTCCGCGTCGGTCGGTACAAGGATCAGGTTGTTCTGCGGTGTCGAATACCGATACCCCTGATACGCGCCAAAGAAGAAGGACTTGTTCCTGCCGTTGTAAAGCTTCGGAATGACGACAGGACCGCCGATTGATCCACCGAACTGATTCTGATGGAAAGAGGGCTTGGGCGTGGACGCCGGCAGAAAATAATTGCGTGCGTCGAAGACGGTGTTGCGAACATATTCCCAGCCCGAACC from Granulicella sp. L56 includes these protein-coding regions:
- a CDS encoding galactitol-1-phosphate 5-dehydrogenase codes for the protein MKALLLSEYKNLEIQDLPAPVPGPDDVLVQVAACGICGSDVHGYDGSTGRRIPPIVMGHEAAGIVAGVGSAVSKFAKGDRVTFDSTVYCGACDFCRKGEVNLCDNRQVVGVSCGEFRRDGAFAEYVTVPERILYPLPTALSFAEAAMLEAVSVALHGVHVSEIKGGETALVIGAGMIGLLLLQAARAAGCSRVLIADIDATRLKLAADLGADQTLQLSGAELLDEILRLTGGRGVDVVLEAVGRNETVSSAIDCVRKGGTVALVGNITPQVTIHLQKVVSRQIRLQGSCASSGEYPEAMQLIADGKIKVGPLITAVAPLTDGPEWFKRLYAREPNLMKIVLDPREGSAQS
- a CDS encoding SDR family NAD(P)-dependent oxidoreductase, which codes for MTNPLFDLSGQTALVTGASRGLGQIFARALAHAGADLILTSRKGDDLSDFVTEIEAIGRKAVPLALDVRDQGSIERMAAEAEAACGQIHILVNNAGCNVRKPALDVTWDDWNLILETNLRGSFFVAQQMARRMVPHGYGRIINIGSVTSVFGYAGLAPYGASRGGIRQLTMSLADDWGKYGITVNCLAPGWFHTKQNTVLYQNEQWVEYLKDRIPVKRPGEPRDLEGAVVFLAAESSRYITGQTLLIDGGISTGAMRATV
- a CDS encoding MFS transporter, producing the protein MERLRIAEDVSCNLGRLSFNHDWTAQLQPTATSSEEPPIPRRRWRIAWLLGIGVLVNYFDRVNLSVSHQALITTFGISAVTFGYLSGAYNWTYAMFQLPIGVLLDKFGIRRVGLVGTFLWGIASFCAAITPNLGGFFAARLLLGVGEAPTFPANAKAIGYWFPARERCFATAIFDSAAKFSSAIGVPIIGILLLKVGWRWSFAITGLVSFIYFAFFWKLYRDPQDDPKLSDAERRHIADDAGPTTAEDTQRGTASLGFLLRQRKVLAMVLGFGSYNYVFYLLLTWLPSYLSSALHIDLLHSFLYTGVPWLVATAADLVVGGWLVDGLIHRGWNANLVRKVVLISGTALGLGIIGAAHAHTPARALLWISISIGGLSAAAPVGWAIPSLISPRHSVGKVGGIMNFSNQISGIAAPIITGYVVAATRSFAWAFGVSAIYLLVGIAAYVFMLGKIEPMPSEPQPAT
- a CDS encoding oligogalacturonate lyase family protein, with amino-acid sequence MYRFARTLLAAFTLAAVITPLALAENLPTSWVDKDTGHRVFRLTSEPGSSGFYFNVNAYTPDGKEMVYSAPDGIHVFDLATRKSKLLVPNPPRSANADGSSAFRSGVHAIVVGKKTPSVFFSKFDAASKTSSVYTANVYTGEIKKLVTLPPRANVVTINADETLAAGTYIEGKGEDYGEHRVSPPGVKPGFLVQPENKGQMMERRLAAHLPLVLFTINLQTGKMTTLLHSTDWVNHLLFSPSDPTLLMYCHEGPWQKVDRIWMIHTDGTHNTLIHKRTMAMEIAGHEFWGLDGQTIWYDWQYPKGEDFFLAGYNLQTHKRTAFHMQRNEWSIHFNLTKDLDLFTGDGGDPGQVAKASDGEWIELFHPEMLKITGINEPDFWQPGVFHSEHLVNMSHHNYRLEPNVRFSPDKKLVIFTSNMFGDSYVFGVEVAKAINPPASEIHSTPQLAKQFNPTDPTPLHTPPAAAK
- a CDS encoding radical SAM protein; its protein translation is MGNAAAIDHSQLAEIAAKVDQGVRITAEDARWLWRNASDADLCSLASAVRKRFHAPEACTYMVMRIINYTNVCVAQCNYCAFYKLPGVSGGYVLSHEDVFAKLDELLVLGGDLAAFNGGFNPQLPLSYYCDLFASIRARYGDSIEFYALTIAEFLYLADHAKLSLSETAERLKAAGVRWITGGGSEILTEDFRARHSKFKYTVAEYFLAQRAIVEAGLKTTATMVIGFDETLDERIEHLERTRNFQDETGGLASFLCWTFKPYFTQIGGIEITTSEYLRHLALSRIYLDNIPRIRTSVLTQNERALDGLRFGADDFDLPIEDEVTQKAGATINLDFERILNYARQLGYSPEYRHVSRTFE
- a CDS encoding ATP-binding protein: MTAHDLIDRLAEHKTLSAAPQTELEWLVAHGSIRKLNAGEVLSGKSQEVEALYIILSGRLALFVDRGAGPNKVMEWRKGDVAGLLPYSRLMTAPGDSTALEPLEVLSIPRDQLGEMTRECFEVTSILVHTMIDRARLITLSDLQDEKMISLGKLSAGLAHELNNPASAIERCAAMLDDRMEDCEEATRGLSAATLSDAQISCVDAVRAACMAKKNHGVRSPLEQMDREEAIAEWLAEHGMDAENAGMLADIEVTVESLNLLAAAVQGPALHAALRWAAASCAVRNMASEIQGCAMRISGLVTAVKGFTHMDQANVAGPVDLGPGLGDTVVVLKSKACEKSVVVTLEVETELPKVCGRVGELNQIWGNLIDNALDAVANGGRVEVLVARENHSVVVRIIDNGPGIAEEVRGRIFDPFFTTKPLGHGTGLGLDIVRRLVRHNDGAIDFESRPGRTEFRVSLPMMQIDAAKD
- a CDS encoding TonB-dependent receptor; the protein is MTNYAQNFARQIAALLPGMHKTCFVGLLLLLFAAPAIAQVSTASVNGVIRDPNGAVIPGATIVLQNTATSVVHQSVSNNSGAYAILDITPGHYTVQASATGFNPQKVAEFVLAVDQTATLDFSLAVGSQTEAVTVDATAAQLDVTGASLGTVIETKQVNDLPLNGRNFTALLALTPGVVPIMTGQSAGMSSNGGFGAAVAIGSDYSFPAINGQTNRSNFYLMDGLYNYGAIESTYAISPIIDAIQEFKVVSHTDNAEYGSVLGGVVNVVTKSGTNEFHGSGWEYVRNTVFDARNYFLPASTPKPSFHQNQFGGSIGGPVVIPKLYNGRNKSFFFGAYQGYRYSTPQNNLILVPTDAELSGNEADNNQLQIYNPFQTTTDGQTFTRPAFAGNQIPSNLIDQRMVAYAKFVFPAPGPCLVSSNGTCTANALDATPLTQQQNEFDIRGDQSFGTKDTAWFRYSFINSTLNSSGGLPGLLTDHEIQGRNWGGSFVHIFSPTQILQVQYAHTTVSDNSATRFTKSTADIISTIGFSDAFASGFAAANGGALLPGPGISGYGNGGESIDDNPKATDSQEVRGSYTRIMGNHEIKFGAGFDTVNFASPLAQIGLTFTSPQTGNPSVAASTGDALASFLLNAPSGASRRNVDETERPGGLLSVFLQDSWKATPRLTLNYGLRYDYPFLPAYGTNANIGKQGGPETGDMDWGTGNYIIQKLPPSCDSRGFAPCIPGDGTLPAHVIVSPNGKISHNVNSNLGPRFGFAYKVDDKTVMHGAYGIVFDDWAAVTQMAQNIEGSWPDIGQQIASSLTNVPTTTQLTPNVTVQNPFNASGSGLFPPATPFTSNQWFYDPHIKNPYSEQWNFGVQRQLSGSLALRVDYVGSGSHRTNVGGQYNTALTPGPGTPQSRAPYPYSIPTYYDRSIGNGSYNALQVQLDKRYTNGFSYQVAYTWSKSMAEDDGWFGVEGTVVQDAYHPGASYGLSGTNMPQVFVVNSLYEIPVGKGKRFSTGNRFVDYIAGNWQINNIFTWRNGQNFTVHDSNDIANIGNTGYEWADRVGDPHLSHKTVAEWFNTAAFAVPAQYTFGNVGRNTMQSQRWINLDSSVIRSFPFWREDRIEFRAEGFNILNHPVFGGPQSDISNTSFGVVTSQANSPRQLQLSGKIIF